In Lentibacillus amyloliquefaciens, one DNA window encodes the following:
- a CDS encoding DUF2515 family protein produces MQSFWDDHDYLHYIISETNQHNLDNISRTKAYENFYMTYPEIKWALLAGIVSRNAGWNMTDLWVASFRTMLSHSQLRRLFMTYERANWLIFSDAYPQLLVYQLSTELKKPLFYLLSKFQVSSYMQKEWRFFWQYHDTQRLMHALIINEQNVIQTPVIKQDYFKRYVFLRLPYLLQDMLLLNAIILPAKSKQLYGIFVQDFTNIDKRITLGKQIASIMLNSKVYHPLIEFIRSVEHTGSRLDYERFLNIKTEKSPILRTVYPVITHHDTIRKDWYKKRGIKRNWTKEIIEKPDACISESFYKRRRLMYYYHLLRRIFM; encoded by the coding sequence ATGCAGTCATTTTGGGATGATCATGACTATCTACATTATATAATATCTGAAACAAATCAGCATAATTTAGATAACATTTCCCGGACAAAAGCATACGAAAACTTTTATATGACTTATCCGGAAATAAAGTGGGCCCTTCTGGCTGGGATTGTTTCGCGAAATGCAGGGTGGAATATGACTGATTTATGGGTTGCCTCATTCAGAACAATGCTCTCCCATAGCCAGCTGAGGCGGCTGTTTATGACTTATGAACGCGCGAATTGGCTTATTTTTTCCGATGCATATCCTCAGTTACTCGTTTATCAACTGTCAACTGAATTGAAAAAACCGCTCTTTTATTTATTATCAAAATTTCAAGTCTCAAGCTATATGCAAAAGGAATGGCGGTTTTTCTGGCAATATCACGATACACAGCGGCTTATGCACGCCCTGATTATCAATGAACAAAATGTAATCCAAACCCCTGTCATTAAACAGGATTATTTTAAGCGTTATGTGTTTTTGCGTTTGCCATACCTGCTGCAGGACATGTTATTATTGAACGCTATTATTTTACCAGCTAAATCCAAGCAGTTGTATGGAATTTTTGTCCAAGATTTTACAAATATCGATAAACGCATTACCTTAGGGAAACAGATTGCTTCTATTATGTTAAATTCTAAAGTGTACCACCCGTTAATTGAATTCATTCGATCTGTAGAACATACAGGTTCACGATTGGATTATGAGCGGTTTCTAAACATTAAAACAGAAAAATCACCGATACTTCGGACAGTTTATCCGGTAATCACGCATCATGATACCATTCGAAAAGACTGGTACAAAAAAAGAGGGATAAAACGTAATTGGACAAAAGAAATCATCGAAAAACCAGATGCGTGTATAAGTGAGTCATTTTATAAACGTCGGAGGTTAATGTATTACTACCATTTATTACGAAGAATATTTATGTAA
- the recU gene encoding Holliday junction resolvase RecU encodes MHYPNGKKNNGMKQVSAANRSMKFSNRGMTLEKDINTTNTFYWDTNKAVIHKKPTPVQVVNVHYPKRSAAVITEGYFKQPSTTDYNGIYRGRHIDFEAKETRNKTRFPLANIHYHQISHMKSITAHGGICFLIIRFSAHNETYYLPAESFFPYWDEQFNEGKKSIRYEAIKEKGYKIPFHFQARVNYLTIIDQLYF; translated from the coding sequence TTGCATTATCCAAACGGCAAAAAAAATAATGGTATGAAACAGGTGTCTGCCGCAAACCGATCAATGAAGTTCAGCAACAGAGGTATGACACTTGAAAAAGATATCAACACAACAAATACGTTTTACTGGGATACAAATAAAGCTGTTATCCATAAGAAGCCTACGCCTGTTCAGGTGGTGAATGTTCATTATCCAAAACGAAGTGCTGCCGTTATAACAGAAGGCTATTTTAAGCAGCCTTCCACAACTGACTATAATGGTATTTACCGTGGTCGTCATATCGATTTTGAGGCAAAGGAAACCCGGAACAAAACAAGGTTTCCGCTTGCTAACATCCATTATCATCAGATCAGCCACATGAAATCGATAACGGCTCACGGCGGCATTTGTTTTTTGATCATTCGTTTCTCTGCGCATAATGAAACTTACTATCTGCCTGCTGAATCGTTTTTTCCCTATTGGGACGAACAGTTCAATGAAGGAAAAAAATCGATCCGATATGAGGCAATAAAGGAAAAAGGATACAAGATTCCATTTCATTTTCAGGCTCGGGTTAACTACTTGACGATTATTGATCAGCTTTATTTTTAG
- a CDS encoding transglycosylase domain-containing protein: MATNGQSRTARRKQKKSAKKPLWKKLFMIIGIAILVIGIGVGALFTYYIVTAPEIDASKLDTPYSSKIYDKDGELFAELGAGEQRTQVEYDELPQVLVDAVLSTEDARFFDHPGVDIWRVGGAVVANITDGFGSEGASTITQQVIEKSFLSPEKKISIKVQEMWLALQLEREYSKEEILEMYLNKIYYGNRAYGVAKAAELYFGKTDLSELTLPEAAILAGLPQRPSAYNPFKNPDLMKDRMNTVLNLMVKNDKISESEAEEARQVDIPSLLTDDTPDPTPYQAFLDQVKKEVEEKVEDADIYTDGLNIHTTIDTDAQEHVEYLLSDSEDNPINYPEPVTNSDGEETDMEAGMTVLDTKTGAIRAIGGARGGLENGGLNYATGISRQPASTFKPIIDYAPAIENNQWSTYHQLNDDGPYDIAGSDARINTWAGQYYGWVSMRYALQQSLNVPAAKTFEEIGASNAIEFAENLGISIGDTQVGVTDAIGGGKIGTNPLELAGAYRAFGNGGVYNEPYAVTKVEFPDSGRTVDLTPEPEAAMSESTAYMITDMLQTAISEGTGAQANVPGLPDAGKTGTTTHDEVEGSPDSWFSGYTTDYTISIWTGYDDNSVTLPDTKIPHALYKNTMSELSKDIDTPDFTQPDSVVEAEVEKGSRPAKKPSEYTPESQIVTELFVKGQEPSETSEQFDQLDPVEGLEATYDEGSDSIQVEWDYSSDASFEVSASVDGGQMQSLSSTEDTSMEISSVEPGATYEIQVVATSGSNTSEPATTTVEVPGDEENEDGGNIPAVSGLNANVSGSNIDVSWQYDGPPAQFEVAVSQAGSQLQTQTVDSAGIVIEGEGVQPGQTYTITVTPVGQDGDNQGVRGESSSTEATIPGEPDSGGTENDGNNNGNENGENNDGDGDNGNNDGNGNNGENGSNGGNGGNGDDGGNSGNNNEGENENPNANDNANTNEDS, encoded by the coding sequence ATGGCAACAAATGGCCAGTCTCGTACAGCAAGACGAAAACAAAAAAAGTCTGCCAAAAAACCACTATGGAAAAAACTATTCATGATAATTGGTATTGCCATACTGGTGATTGGAATTGGTGTTGGTGCTCTATTCACTTATTATATTGTCACGGCACCGGAAATTGATGCATCAAAACTGGACACACCGTATTCATCTAAAATATACGATAAAGATGGTGAACTGTTTGCCGAATTGGGAGCCGGTGAACAGCGGACTCAAGTAGAGTATGACGAACTTCCACAAGTACTGGTTGATGCCGTTCTTTCCACAGAAGACGCTCGGTTTTTTGACCACCCGGGTGTGGATATATGGAGAGTCGGTGGTGCTGTGGTCGCCAACATAACAGATGGTTTTGGCTCTGAAGGGGCCAGTACAATTACACAGCAAGTAATTGAAAAATCATTTCTCTCACCGGAAAAGAAAATAAGCATCAAAGTACAGGAAATGTGGCTTGCGCTCCAATTAGAACGTGAATATTCCAAAGAAGAAATATTGGAAATGTATTTAAACAAAATTTATTATGGCAATCGGGCTTATGGCGTAGCAAAAGCTGCTGAACTTTATTTCGGAAAGACGGATCTGAGTGAACTGACATTGCCTGAGGCAGCTATTCTTGCCGGACTCCCGCAGCGTCCATCAGCTTATAACCCGTTTAAAAATCCGGATTTAATGAAAGACCGGATGAATACAGTACTGAATCTGATGGTTAAAAATGATAAAATTTCGGAAAGTGAAGCTGAAGAAGCACGGCAGGTGGACATCCCTTCCCTGCTGACTGATGATACACCTGATCCAACACCTTATCAGGCGTTCCTGGATCAGGTAAAAAAAGAAGTTGAAGAAAAAGTTGAAGATGCCGATATTTATACAGATGGGCTTAATATCCATACTACAATCGATACCGATGCGCAGGAGCATGTTGAGTATTTATTGTCAGACAGTGAAGATAACCCTATTAATTATCCGGAACCTGTCACCAATTCTGACGGTGAAGAAACAGATATGGAAGCCGGTATGACTGTATTGGATACGAAAACCGGTGCTATTCGGGCGATTGGCGGCGCACGGGGCGGTCTGGAAAATGGTGGCCTCAATTATGCGACAGGCATCAGCCGTCAGCCCGCATCAACATTCAAACCGATTATCGATTATGCCCCGGCAATTGAGAACAATCAATGGTCAACCTACCATCAATTAAATGATGATGGGCCTTATGACATTGCAGGCAGTGATGCCCGGATTAATACATGGGCCGGCCAATACTATGGCTGGGTTTCAATGCGGTATGCTCTGCAGCAGTCTCTGAACGTCCCGGCAGCCAAGACATTTGAAGAAATTGGCGCCAGTAATGCAATAGAATTCGCAGAGAATCTTGGAATCTCCATCGGCGATACCCAAGTAGGCGTCACAGATGCGATTGGCGGCGGAAAAATAGGCACCAATCCGCTTGAACTTGCAGGCGCTTATCGGGCATTTGGAAATGGCGGTGTTTATAATGAGCCATATGCTGTAACAAAAGTCGAGTTTCCGGATAGCGGAAGGACAGTTGATTTAACACCTGAACCAGAGGCGGCCATGTCTGAGTCGACAGCATACATGATAACGGATATGCTGCAAACAGCCATTTCTGAAGGAACTGGTGCTCAAGCCAATGTTCCCGGTCTGCCTGATGCAGGTAAAACGGGAACAACCACACATGATGAAGTGGAAGGCTCACCGGACTCCTGGTTCAGTGGCTATACAACGGATTATACGATCTCGATTTGGACGGGTTATGACGATAACAGCGTAACGTTACCGGATACGAAAATTCCTCATGCGCTATACAAGAACACAATGAGTGAATTATCAAAGGATATAGATACACCAGACTTTACGCAGCCTGATTCTGTTGTGGAGGCTGAAGTTGAAAAAGGATCAAGGCCTGCCAAAAAACCGAGTGAATATACACCGGAATCGCAAATCGTCACTGAATTATTCGTAAAAGGTCAGGAACCATCCGAAACTTCAGAGCAGTTTGATCAGCTTGATCCTGTAGAAGGACTTGAGGCAACGTATGATGAGGGATCAGATTCTATTCAAGTTGAATGGGATTATAGCTCAGATGCATCCTTTGAAGTGAGCGCAAGTGTCGATGGTGGCCAAATGCAAAGTCTCTCATCTACCGAGGACACATCCATGGAAATTTCCAGTGTTGAGCCCGGTGCGACATATGAGATTCAGGTCGTTGCCACTTCAGGTTCAAATACAAGTGAACCCGCGACAACTACTGTTGAAGTGCCGGGTGACGAAGAAAATGAAGACGGTGGAAACATTCCTGCCGTCAGCGGCTTGAACGCCAATGTGTCTGGTTCGAATATAGATGTCAGCTGGCAATACGATGGCCCTCCTGCACAATTCGAAGTAGCCGTGTCACAAGCGGGCAGCCAATTACAGACACAAACGGTTGATTCAGCCGGTATTGTCATTGAAGGAGAAGGTGTCCAGCCAGGACAGACTTATACGATAACTGTTACGCCTGTAGGGCAAGATGGCGACAATCAAGGTGTCAGAGGTGAATCATCCAGCACCGAAGCAACCATCCCTGGAGAACCGGATTCAGGCGGAACTGAAAATGACGGAAACAACAATGGCAATGAGAATGGTGAAAACAATGACGGCGATGGCGACAATGGCAATAACGATGGAAACGGTAATAACGGTGAAAATGGTAGTAACGGTGGTAACGGCGGAAATGGTGACGATGGTGGAAATAGCGGCAACAATAATGAAGGTGAAAACGAAAATCCAAACGCAAATGACAATGCGAACACCAATGAAGATAGCTAG
- the nth gene encoding endonuclease III: MLNKSQVQSCLDVMKEMYPEAQCELNHDNPFELVIAVLLSAQCTDNLVNKVTASLFKKYKTPEDFLAVSLEELQQDIKSIGLYRNKSKNIRKLCQMLIDEYDGEVPNSKTELMKLAGVGRKTANVVASVAFREPAIAVDTHVERVAKRLGICRWKDSVLEVEQTLMKKVPKDEWADTHHRMIFFGRYHCKARNPQCPECPLLDLCREGQKRMKKAETTANK; the protein is encoded by the coding sequence ATGCTAAACAAATCACAAGTTCAATCCTGCCTTGATGTCATGAAGGAAATGTACCCGGAAGCACAATGTGAATTGAATCATGACAATCCTTTTGAACTTGTCATCGCTGTATTGTTATCAGCACAATGTACCGATAATCTGGTCAATAAAGTGACGGCTTCTTTATTTAAAAAGTACAAAACACCTGAAGATTTTCTTGCGGTATCACTGGAAGAACTGCAGCAGGATATAAAATCAATCGGCTTGTACCGTAATAAATCAAAAAATATCCGTAAGCTGTGTCAAATGCTGATAGATGAGTATGATGGGGAAGTGCCGAATTCTAAAACAGAACTGATGAAACTTGCCGGAGTCGGCCGGAAAACGGCTAATGTTGTTGCATCAGTTGCATTCAGAGAACCGGCTATTGCAGTTGATACCCATGTGGAACGTGTTGCTAAACGATTAGGCATTTGCCGTTGGAAAGATTCAGTACTTGAAGTGGAACAGACATTGATGAAAAAAGTGCCGAAAGATGAATGGGCTGATACACATCACCGAATGATCTTTTTTGGAAGATATCATTGCAAGGCCAGAAACCCGCAATGTCCGGAATGCCCGTTGCTTGATTTATGCCGGGAAGGTCAAAAACGAATGAAAAAGGCAGAAACAACTGCGAACAAGTAA
- a CDS encoding DnaD domain-containing protein translates to MTKFISFQDILLNQVQVPVRLLDKYTTLGLNEQEVMVILQLLRFLQENNDFPTPNDLANHLTISEKDCANILRKLIQKNFLSIEQLENEENRITEKYSLNPLWKKLFTEETEEQTQEDGTIFILFEQEFGRPLSPFEIEMINSWLDEDKIEPSLIKAGLRESVLMGKLNFKYIDRILREWQKKGIHSVEQARKASKAFHENQSAKQHESGGQKRDTSIYYNWLEEE, encoded by the coding sequence ATGACGAAATTCATTTCATTCCAGGATATATTACTAAACCAAGTCCAGGTGCCTGTGCGATTACTTGATAAGTATACAACACTTGGGCTTAACGAACAGGAAGTAATGGTTATTCTGCAGCTTCTCCGCTTTTTGCAGGAAAATAATGACTTTCCGACACCGAATGATCTTGCCAATCATTTAACGATCAGCGAGAAAGATTGTGCTAATATTTTACGCAAGCTCATTCAAAAGAATTTTTTATCGATTGAACAACTGGAAAATGAAGAAAACCGGATAACTGAAAAGTACAGTCTGAATCCGCTATGGAAAAAATTGTTTACCGAGGAAACTGAAGAGCAGACACAGGAGGATGGCACGATCTTCATCCTGTTTGAACAGGAATTTGGCAGACCGCTGTCGCCATTTGAAATTGAAATGATAAATAGCTGGCTGGACGAGGACAAAATTGAACCATCCCTCATTAAAGCCGGTTTAAGGGAATCTGTTTTGATGGGCAAGCTTAATTTCAAATATATTGATCGTATTCTCAGGGAATGGCAAAAGAAAGGAATTCATTCGGTTGAACAAGCCCGAAAAGCAAGTAAGGCGTTTCATGAGAATCAATCAGCCAAACAACATGAATCAGGCGGCCAAAAGCGGGATACATCTATTTATTACAACTGGCTGGAGGAGGAATAG
- the asnS gene encoding asparagine--tRNA ligase: MKTTISQVPKYTDQQVRIGAWLDNKRSSGKIAFLQLRDGTGFIQGVVVKNDVTEEVFQLANNITQESSMYITGTITEDSRSPFGYEMHVSDIELIQEAVDYPITPKEHGTEFLMDHRHLWLRSKRQHAVMKVRNEIIRATYQFFNDNDYVKVDPPILTGSSAEGTTELFHTKYFDEDAYLSQSGQLYMEAAAMAFGKVFSFGPTFRAEKSKTRRHLIEFWMIEPEMAFVDHDESLEIQEQYVSFVVQSVLENCKLELQTLDRDISKLANVKAPFPRISYDDAIELVKEKGFDDIEWGEDFGAPHETAIAESYDKPVFITNYPTEIKAFYMKPDPERSDVVLCADLIAPEGYGEIVGGSQRIDDLELMKQRYEEHDLTGPAYEWYLELRQYGSVPHSGFGLGLERTVAWIAGVEHVRETIPFPRLLNRLYP, encoded by the coding sequence TTGAAAACAACAATTTCACAAGTGCCAAAATATACAGATCAGCAAGTTAGGATCGGTGCATGGCTTGACAATAAAAGATCAAGCGGTAAAATTGCGTTTTTACAATTACGGGACGGCACTGGATTTATTCAAGGGGTTGTCGTCAAAAATGATGTAACAGAAGAAGTTTTTCAATTGGCTAACAATATAACCCAGGAATCGTCCATGTATATAACCGGGACGATTACTGAGGATTCAAGATCCCCATTTGGTTATGAAATGCATGTGAGTGATATTGAACTGATTCAGGAAGCCGTTGATTATCCGATTACGCCAAAAGAACATGGAACAGAATTCTTAATGGATCATCGGCATTTATGGCTTCGTTCCAAACGGCAGCATGCTGTAATGAAAGTCCGTAATGAAATTATCAGAGCAACATATCAATTCTTTAATGATAATGATTATGTTAAAGTTGATCCGCCAATATTAACCGGGTCATCAGCAGAAGGGACGACTGAGCTTTTCCATACCAAATATTTTGATGAAGATGCTTATTTATCACAAAGCGGCCAATTATATATGGAAGCAGCAGCAATGGCTTTCGGGAAAGTATTCTCATTCGGCCCGACATTCAGAGCGGAAAAATCCAAAACACGACGGCATTTAATTGAATTTTGGATGATTGAACCTGAAATGGCCTTTGTCGATCATGATGAAAGTCTGGAAATACAAGAGCAGTATGTCAGTTTTGTCGTTCAGTCTGTTCTTGAAAATTGCAAGCTTGAACTGCAAACTCTTGATCGTGATATATCAAAACTTGCAAATGTTAAAGCACCATTTCCGCGTATCAGTTATGATGACGCGATTGAATTGGTTAAAGAGAAAGGCTTTGATGATATTGAATGGGGCGAGGACTTTGGAGCACCACATGAAACCGCAATTGCCGAAAGTTATGATAAACCGGTTTTCATTACCAATTATCCGACAGAGATTAAAGCTTTTTACATGAAGCCTGATCCGGAACGTTCAGATGTTGTGTTATGTGCTGATTTGATTGCACCTGAGGGTTATGGTGAAATCGTGGGCGGATCACAGCGGATTGATGATCTTGAATTGATGAAACAGCGCTATGAAGAGCATGATTTGACAGGCCCTGCTTACGAGTGGTATCTGGAATTGCGTCAATATGGCAGTGTACCGCACTCAGGCTTTGGTTTGGGTCTTGAACGGACTGTCGCATGGATTGCCGGTGTTGAACATGTTCGTGAAACCATTCCATTCCCAAGACTGTTGAATCGGTTGTACCCTTAA
- a CDS encoding pyridoxal phosphate-dependent aminotransferase → MELANRVKTLTPSATLAITAKAKELKNQGYDVIGLGAGEPDFNTPDFILDAAEEAMKSGFTKYTPSGGIPELKQAIINKFERDNSLAYNPDEVIVTTGAKHALYTLFQVLLNKDDEVIVPSPYWVSYPEQVKLAEGKPVFVNAKEENDFKLTPEQLKAAVTTKTKAVIINSPSNPTGMMYNRQELEELGKVCLENNILIVSDEIYEKLIYTDDEHVSIASISDQLKANTVIINGVSKSHSMTGWRIGYAAGPSEIIKPMTSLASHSTSNPTSIAQYAALAAYSKSDGDPSSEMRGIFSERLEVLYGLLNDIPGITCVKPKGAFYLFPNVQEAVRQSGFNSVDEWAKELLEEEKVALVPGTGFGSPENVRLSYAISLDALRDASERIKRFILNHQ, encoded by the coding sequence ATGGAATTAGCAAACAGGGTGAAAACATTAACACCATCCGCAACATTAGCAATAACAGCAAAAGCAAAGGAACTTAAAAATCAAGGTTACGATGTAATAGGACTGGGTGCTGGAGAGCCTGACTTTAATACACCTGACTTTATCCTTGATGCAGCAGAGGAAGCTATGAAAAGCGGCTTTACAAAATATACCCCGTCCGGTGGTATACCTGAATTAAAACAGGCAATCATAAATAAATTTGAACGTGATAACAGTCTCGCTTATAATCCTGACGAAGTGATTGTGACGACAGGCGCCAAGCATGCGCTTTACACGCTTTTCCAGGTCTTATTAAATAAAGATGATGAAGTGATTGTGCCTTCACCATACTGGGTCAGTTATCCTGAACAGGTTAAGCTGGCAGAAGGTAAGCCGGTGTTTGTCAATGCAAAGGAAGAAAATGATTTTAAATTGACACCGGAACAATTGAAAGCTGCTGTAACGACAAAAACAAAAGCCGTTATTATCAATTCTCCAAGCAACCCGACCGGCATGATGTATAACCGGCAAGAACTTGAAGAATTAGGAAAAGTTTGTTTGGAAAACAATATTTTAATTGTTTCCGATGAAATTTATGAAAAACTGATCTATACCGATGATGAACATGTTTCGATTGCCTCAATTTCGGATCAGCTCAAAGCTAATACAGTTATTATAAACGGTGTCTCTAAGTCACATTCGATGACTGGATGGCGTATTGGTTATGCTGCCGGACCATCTGAGATTATAAAACCGATGACCAGCTTGGCATCGCATTCCACCTCAAATCCAACGTCGATTGCACAATATGCTGCATTGGCAGCTTACAGTAAAAGTGATGGTGACCCGAGCAGCGAGATGCGCGGTATTTTCAGTGAGCGACTGGAAGTTTTATACGGCTTATTAAATGATATACCGGGGATAACATGTGTAAAACCTAAAGGAGCTTTCTATTTATTTCCAAATGTCCAGGAAGCTGTCAGACAAAGTGGATTTAATTCTGTCGATGAATGGGCGAAAGAATTGCTTGAGGAAGAAAAAGTAGCATTAGTGCCGGGGACCGGATTTGGATCTCCGGAAAATGTGCGATTGTCATATGCGATTTCTCTTGATGCCTTAAGGGATGCGTCTGAACGCATTAAGCGTTTTATTTTGAATCATCAATGA
- a CDS encoding DUF5590 domain-containing protein, which produces MLNNEYPKRMMPGWLKWLVIILSVLIVISLIFGIYLYQSVQENRTSSYDKIKENVFQKTELTDINHIERFHGEKAYYTVYGETEDKTKKLIFYPFNQDESELISLNQSDIVTEKTIRSNWKIECNSCTMIDIKPAVISGEDSQPAWEVTYEDNSNRYVMEYLSVTDGSRIEILRFNQLYNGESD; this is translated from the coding sequence ATGCTGAATAATGAATATCCGAAACGAATGATGCCGGGCTGGCTGAAATGGCTCGTTATCATACTCAGTGTGTTAATCGTTATTTCACTTATCTTTGGGATTTATTTATATCAGTCTGTTCAGGAAAACAGAACATCATCCTATGATAAGATAAAAGAAAATGTATTCCAGAAAACTGAACTGACTGATATCAATCACATTGAGCGTTTCCATGGTGAAAAGGCATATTACACTGTTTACGGTGAAACAGAGGACAAGACCAAGAAATTAATTTTTTATCCGTTTAACCAAGATGAATCCGAATTGATAAGTCTCAATCAATCGGACATTGTCACAGAAAAAACAATTAGATCAAACTGGAAGATTGAATGCAATTCCTGTACAATGATTGACATAAAACCGGCAGTTATCAGCGGAGAAGATTCTCAGCCTGCGTGGGAAGTAACATATGAAGATAATTCAAATCGTTATGTTATGGAGTATTTATCAGTAACAGATGGATCAAGAATCGAAATACTCCGTTTTAATCAGTTATATAATGGGGAGAGTGATTAA